ACGCGCCAATCGGCCGGCACATACGACAGGACCTGCGACCAGACCTGCTGCGTCGTGCTCAGGCCGTTCCCGAAGACGATGGTGTTGGGGCCCTCGCCCTGGATGGTGACGGACAGCCGTGAGTCGGGTTGCACAGGAGCCTCGTGGGGAAGCGGCAGCGGACCGTCGATCCCTCCCCGGTGGTCGGGATCGGTGTTACATTCTCAAATTAGTCACGCGCCCGGCCCGACGACGGCCGGGCGCTCGCCTTTTATCGGACCCCGGTTGGCTCGCGCATGTTTCAGGAACTCATCGCCCAGATGGCGCGTGAAGTCGAAAAGCTCCAGCATGAGCTGAACGTCACGCTACCCAATGAAATCCGTAAGGCCGTCGAACTCGGTGATCTCAAGGAGAACAGCGAGTACAAGGCCGCACTGGAGCGCCAGCAGTTTGTGCAGGCGCGTCTGGGTCAGCTCACGCAGCGCGTGACCAAGTTGGCCAACATCGATATCACGCAGATTCCGGCCGACAAGGTGGGCCTGGGCTCGCGTGTGACGGTCACCGACGATCAGACCAGTGCCGCTGAGGTGTACGAGCTGGTTTTCGGCGATGCCGGCGAGTTGCAGGAAGGGCACGTCACCATGGCGTCGCCCATCGGGCGCGCCTTGCAGGGCAAGGGCGTGGGGGAGCAGGTGATCTTCAAGCTGCCCACCAGGATCCGCCGCCTCACCATCGTGGAACTGCGCACCATTCACGATCGCAACGCCGACGAATTGGTCTGATCGATGCGGAACAGGCGCGCCACGTCGGTGGCGTAGCGCGCCAGTTCTTCATCGCGCTCGGCGTTCGTCCAACCGAGCTCCCGTTGCATGCGGTCCGCCACGCGCGGCGCCACGGATAGGCCGAAGTCGCGCTGTTCGAACGCGAGGTGGGTGCGGCGAACCAGCACATCGCTCAGCGTGGCCGCCATCTCGGCACGCACCGCATGCCGCACTTCGGCCATCACATAAGGCAGCTCGGGTACAAGTCGCTCGCAAAGCGATTCGTCGTCGACCGTGGGCGACCACACGGCGCGCCAGCGGCTTCCGTAGGCCTGCGCAAGACGCCGAGCCACGTCGCTGTGCCCGCAGGCCAACTGTGCCTCGTGCAGCACCAGCTCCTGCGCCTGCTCCCCGCCCGGTAGGGGGGTCTCGAGACTGCGCTCCTGCTGCACCCTGGTGTGCGCTTGTCCAAGGGCCTGCATGACGTGACGCAGAATGTCCGCCGCCATGGCGCGATAGGTGGTGAGCTTGCCGCCGGTGACGCTCAACACACCAGGTTGCACGCGCTCCACCACATGCTCGCGCGAGGCACTGCCCGCGCCCGCACCCGACGTGGCGCGCCGGGCCGCGAGGGGACGGATGCCACTCCACGCGCTGATGACATCGTCGGGCGTCAGTTGCGCGTCCGGAAACCGTTGGTTCACCGAGTCGAGCAAATAGTGCACGTCGGCTTCCGTGGCACGAATGTCGTCGGGCCCACGCGGGGCGGGATGCTCCGTGGTGCCTATGACGGTGTGACGTCCCGACGGCAGCACAAACATCACGCGACCATCCACCGGTGAGACCAGCGTGATGGCTTCGTGGTGTCCCACACGTTCGCGCGGGACGCAGAGATGGGCACCCGCCGACCCCAGGACCTGCGTGCCTCGTGCGACCTGGGCTTTGTCGTTGCCCGCGTCAAGCAGAGCCAGCGTCGTGTCGCTCCATGGCCCGGTGGCGTTCACCACAACGCGGGCCCGAATGGCCATCGATTGCTGCGCATGCGGGCGAGTGAGTCGGTCGCGCACTTCCACCCCCACCACGCGTCCGGCCTCATACAGCCCACGCACCACCTCGACGTGGTTGCACATCACACTGCCGGACGCTGCTCCGACCTCTGCGGCGGCCAGGATGGTCATCGCCGTCAGTCGGGAATCGTCGGTGGCCGCATCCCAGTAGCGTGCACCACCACGGAGGCCGTGGGAGTCGAGCGCGGGTTCGCGGCGCAGCACCTCTTCGCGGGACAGGGCCTCGTGCCTCCCCACGTTGCGGAAGAGCGCAAGCGCATCGTACAACGCCAGTCCGGCGCGGAGCTTCCAACGCGGCACGCGTGCCCCGGCATAGACTGGCCAGGTGAAGGCGAGCGGGCGGACCAGATGCGGCGCCAGTGTGAGCAGGCGGCGACGCTCCTGACTCGACTCAAACACCAGACCGAGGTGCCCATGCTCGAGATAGCGCACGCCGCCATGCACCAGGCGGGAGGAACGACTGGACGTGCCACTGGCAAAGTCGTCCCGCTCCACCAGGGCCGTGCGCAACCCGGCCAGCGTGGCCTCCCGGGCCAGCCCCGCGCCCGTGATGCCTCCGCCAATGATCAGCAGGTCAAACGTGCCCTCCGTCAGCCGGGTCAGCTGCGCGGCGCGGGACCAGGTTTCCTGAGTCGCCATCTGCGCACGTTCGCCCCGGGGCCAAAGCTGCGCCAGTCACACGGCCGCCGGCGTGACCGATTTGTGCCGCGTGGCCTGGCACGAGGGGCCCCGCACTCTGCCCGGGATCGTGGCTGCGGACTAAGTTCGGAGGATGTCCCCCTACGGCTCCCAGCGACGAGTGGCCATCGTGGCCGGCCTGCGCACCCCATTCGCGCGTTCGGGAACCGCGCTCCAGAGCTACAGCGCCATTGAGCTTGGCCGACTTGCGGTGGCCGAGCTCATGCAGCGCAGCGGACTGGATGGGAAGGCGGTGGACCTGTTGGTGTTCGGCACCGTGGTGCACAACGTCATGGCGCCCAACATCGCGCGCGAAGTGGCGTTGCTGCCGCACTTCCCACGCGATCTGCAGGCCTACACGGTGGCGCGCGCCTGTGCCTCAGCCAATCAGGCCATTACCGATGCCGCCGACCAGATCGGACTCGGTCATGCGGACATTGCCATCGCCGGCGGCGCCGAGTCCCTGTCGCAGGTGCCCATTCTGCACTCGCGTGGCATGAGTGACGTGCTGATCGCGGCGTCCAAGGCTCGTTCCCTGGGTGAGCGGGTGGCCACACTCGCGCGCCTCCGGCCACGCGATCTGGTGCCCATCACGCCGGCCATTGCCGAGCCAAGCACCGGTGAGACGATGGGGCAGAGCGCGGACAAGATGGCCAAGCTCAACGGCATCTCGCGTGAGGCGCAGGATCGTTTTGCATTGCGTTCGCACCAACGTGCTGCCGCCGGATTTGATGATGGCCGTCTGGCCGCGGAAATCGTGCCGGTGCCGGAGCCGCCCGACTACGCCACGCTGCTCGCCAGCGACAATCTCGTGCGGCGCGATACCACCTACGAGAAACTCGCCGCGCTCAAGCCGGTGTTTGACAGGACCTACGGATCGGTGACCGCTGGCAACGCGTCGCCACTCACGGACGGCGCCGCGGCGGTGTTGCTCATGAGCGAAGAGCGTGCGCGCGCACTCGGCTTTGCGCCCATCGCCTACATCCGTTCGTATGCCTATGCGGCCATCGATCCGGCAGAGCAGTTGCTGCAGGCGCCGGTGTTCGCGGCGCCCATGGCGCTCAAGCGCGCCGGACTTAGGCTGGCGGACATGGACCTGGTGGATATGCACGAGGCCTTCGCGGCACAGGTGCTCAGCAATCTGCAGGGCCTCGCCTCGAAAGCCTGGGCTGAGCGCGCGGGGTTCTCGGCGCCTGCGGGCGAGGTCGATCCGGAACGCCTCAACGTCATGGGCGGCTCGCTGTCCATCGGCCATCCGTTTGGCGCGACGGGCGCGCGCATTGTCACCACGCTGGCCAACGAACTCGCTCGGCGCAACGCGCAGTTCGGTTTGCTGACCGTGTGCGCGGCCGGTGGCATGGGACACGCCATGGTGCTGGAGCGCGCGTGAGCGGTTCTGAGTCCCTGCCCGATGATGTCCTGCTCTTTGAGGACGCCGGAACTGGTCTTCGACTGAGTGTTTCCGGCCGCGTGGCGTGGCTGCGCTACAACCAGCCGGATTCACCCGTGAACACGCTCAACAGCCGCGTGGGTCCGGTGTTTGCGCAGTGCTTCGATCGCATCGAGCAGGACGATGCCATTGATGGCGCCGTGCTGGTCAGTGACAAGGCGGACACCTGGATTGCCGGCGCCGACATCGAGGAGTTGCGTGGCATCCGCGAGGCGGCTGAGGCCGAGGCCCTGTCGCGCGGTGGGCAGCAACTGCTCGACCGACTCGCGGCTTTCCGCAAACCCATCGTGGCCGCCATTCACGGCGCGGCGTTGGGTGGCGGACTCGAGGTGGCACTCGCCTGCCGGCACCGCATTGCCTCGGAGCACGACAAGACGGTGTTGGCGCTGCCTGAGGTACAGCTGGGGCTGTTGCCGGGTGCCGGCGGTACCCAGCGTCTGCCGCGGATAGTGGGCCTGCAGGCCGCACTCGACATGATGCTCACGGGTCGCAATATCCGCGCACGCAAGGCGTGGCAGATGGGATTGGTGCACGAGCTGGTGCATCCCGCCATTCTGCGGCGTGTCGCTGGTCAGCGAGTGCAGGAACTGGCTGCGGGGGTGCCGCTCTCGCTGCGGCCGCGCAAGACGCCGCCCATGCAGCACTTGCTCGAAGACAATCCCATCGGACGGGCGCTGGTGTACCACAAGGCGCGCGAGTCCGTCATGAAAAAAACCGGCGGGCACTATCCGGCGCCGCTGGCACTGCTCGATGTCGTGAAGCGTGGGCTCGAGGATGGCATGGCCGCGGGCCTTGCGGAGGAGGCACGGGCCTTCGGTCGTCTGGCCGTGTCGGCGGAATCGCGGCATCTCGTGTCCATCTTCTTTGCCACGACCGCGCTCAAGAAAGACAACGGACTCCGCGAGGGGCAGACGGGCACGGCCAAACGCGTGCGCAAGCTCGCGGTGCTGGGCGCCGGATTCATGGGGGCGGGCATTGCCGGTATCGCGGTGCAACGCGGCAGCCTGGTGCGGCTCAAGGACGCCTCGCTGGAACGCGTAGCGGCCGGCATGCGAGCCGTACGCGATGTCGTAAGCGAGCGGCAGCGTCGTCGGCAGATTACCCGCACGCAGATGGACGACATGCTGAGTGCGCTGGGCCCCACGGTGGATTACCGGGGCTTTGCCGACGTGGATCTGGTCATCGAAGCGGTGTTCGAGGACTTGGCAGTCAAACTTGCCGTCCTGCGCGAAGTCGAGGCGGTGGCGCCGCAGGCCATCTTCGCGTCGAACACCAGCACCATTCCCCTGCGCGACATTGCGGCCGGGAGTCGGCGTCCTTCGCGCGTCATCGGCATGCATTTCTTTTCGCCGGTGCACAAGATGCCGCTGCTCGAGGTCATCGTCACGCCGGAAACGGATGGTGACACCGTGGCCACCGCAGTGGCCTACGGCAAACAGCTCGGCAAGACCGTTATTGTGGTGAACGATGGTGCCGGGTTCTACGTCAATCGCATTCTTGCGCCGTACCTCAATGAAGCCGGTCGACTCATCGACGACGGTGCACGCGTCGAAGACGTCGATCGGGCGTTGACCGCCTTCGGCTTTCCCGTCGGCCCCATCACCTTGCTCGACGAGGTTGGGCTCGATATCGCCGGCAAGTCGGGTCCCATTCTCGCAGCGGCCTTCGGCCCGCGCATGCAGCCCTCCGCCACCCTCACTGCCGTGCTGGCCAGCGGACGGCTGGGACGCAAGGCGCGCCGCGGCTTCTATCGCTATGACGACAAGGGCAAGCGCGATGGGGTGGACGACGCGCTGTACGCGCTCACGCCCAGCGGACCGTCACGACATGCCGTGGACATGACGGTCGTGCAGCAACGCACCGTGCTCCCGCTGCTCAACGAAGCCGTGCGTTGTCTCGAGGAGGGCGTCATCCGCTCGCCGCGAGATGGTGACATCGGGGCGGTATTCGGTATTGGCTTCCCGCCGTTTCTCGGTGGACCGTTCCGCTACATCGATCAGCTGGGCGCGGCGAAGCTCGTGGCGCAACTCGAGACGCTGGATGCGCAGCATCCCGGGCGCTATTCGCCAACGCCCCTCCTTCGGGACATGGCCAATCGTGGCGAACGATTCCACCCGTGATGCCGCATTCCGGATTGTTCATCGACTCTCGCATTCTCCCTACATGACGCAACCTGTTCTGCATCCCCGCATGGCCGAAGTGATCGACGCGTTGTCGGACGCGCAGGAGGAGATGATCGCGCTGCTGGCCACGGTGCCACCGGCGCTGCTCCACGCGCATCCGTCGTCCGACGTATGGTCGGTGGCACAGATTGTCGACCATCTGGCCATCGTGGAAGACGGCACGGGTCGTCTCGTGTCCAAGCTCATCAAGTCGGTTGCCGATACAGTGGATACGGACGAGACACCCATCGCGCCCACGCTGGCCCGGTATCAGATCCCCAATCCGGTGACACGGATCGACGCGCCCGCCATGGTGGCGCCATCGTCCGACATCGACTACGAGGCGGCACTCGCCAGACAGCAGACTGCGCGGCAGCGTCTCATCGCGGCTCTGGTCGATGCCTCCGGTCGTGCGCTGAGTCAGGCGTCTGCTCCGCACGCCATCTTCGGACCGCTCGATGGCTATCAGTGGGCACTTTTTGTCGCGCTGCATCAGCGGCGTCATCTCGTTCAGATTTCCACCACCCTTGCTGCGCTCACCTCATGAAGGCCTTCCCGGCATCTGTTCGCATCCGCCTTGCTTCTGTGCGGATTGATCATCACACGAGCGGCGCGGTTCGCCGCGTGTTGGGCCGAGGCCTGGGGGGCGCGCTGCTCTTGGCGGCGGCCACCGGCTGCGCGGTGGGTGGTGGGTCGGCGCGTGCCGGCGCCAGCGCGGGTGTGCCGCGCGGGCCAGGCGGCCTGCCGCTGCCAAGCACGCGCGCAGAACGCACCGGGTATCTCGAAACCACCCCGCATGCCGAGGTGCTGAGCTTCCTCGACTCGCTTGTCGCCATGGGGGCGCCGCTCTCCATCAGCGACCTGGCCACCTCCACTGAGGGACGCCGTGTGCCGCTGGTCGTGGCGTCGCGTCCCCGCGTGAGCACGCCTGCAGAAGCTCGTGCACTCGGTCGCCCCGTGGTGTATGTGCAGGCCAACATCCACGCCGGCGAGGTCGAGGGCAAGGAGGCGGTGCTGGCGCTGCTGCGTGACTGGTCGTTCGGTCGTCGGCCCAATGTGCTCGATTCGATGGTGGTGGTCGTCGTGCCCATCTACAACAGCGACGGCAACGAGAAGCTGGCGGCCCAGGCACGCAATCGCGGCGCGCAGAACGGGCCGGCCATGATCGGTGAGCGACCGAACGGCATGGGCCTCGATCTCAATCGCGACTACATCAAGGCCGAGGCCCCCGAGTCGCGTGGCGCACTGGCGGCGTTCACTGCGTGGCAGCCGGATCTCTTCATGGATCTGCATACCACCAACGGCAGCTATCACGGCTACGCGCTCACCTACTCGCCGTCGCTGCACCCTGCGGCGCCGCTCGCGCCATTCACTGCAGATACCCTGCTGCCGGAAATCCGGCGCCGGATGAAGGCGCGTCACGACTTCGCCGTCTTCCCCTACGGTAACTTCACGGGCGCTGATGGCCGTGAGGGGCTGACGGCCACGGAGAAGTCTGGCTGGTGGACGTACGAGCACAAGCAGCGCTTCGGCACCAACTACTACGGTTTGCGTGGCGGCATCAGCATTCTGAGCGAAGCCTATTCGCACGACCCGTTCGCGCGTCGCGTGGCCAGCACCTATGCGTTTGTGCAGGAGATTCTGTCGTACGTGGCCGAGCAGCCGTCCGCCATCCGTCGTCGGGTGGAGCAGGGCACACGCGCCGCCACGCTTGGCACGGGCAGCCGCACCACGGTGCCCATCCGTGCCCGCTTCCTCTCACGCCCTGACACCCAGGCGGTGCTGGTGGAGCGGCTCGAACGCCTGAGCGACAGCACCGTGCAGACGGAACCCGGGGTGCCGCGCGGCATTCGTCGCACGGGCGTGTTCGTGGAGCAGCGGATGCCGG
This window of the Gemmatimonas sp. UBA7669 genome carries:
- a CDS encoding GreA/GreB family elongation factor, whose amino-acid sequence is MFQELIAQMAREVEKLQHELNVTLPNEIRKAVELGDLKENSEYKAALERQQFVQARLGQLTQRVTKLANIDITQIPADKVGLGSRVTVTDDQTSAAEVYELVFGDAGELQEGHVTMASPIGRALQGKGVGEQVIFKLPTRIRRLTIVELRTIHDRNADELV
- a CDS encoding glycerol-3-phosphate dehydrogenase/oxidase — encoded protein: MATQETWSRAAQLTRLTEGTFDLLIIGGGITGAGLAREATLAGLRTALVERDDFASGTSSRSSRLVHGGVRYLEHGHLGLVFESSQERRRLLTLAPHLVRPLAFTWPVYAGARVPRWKLRAGLALYDALALFRNVGRHEALSREEVLRREPALDSHGLRGGARYWDAATDDSRLTAMTILAAAEVGAASGSVMCNHVEVVRGLYEAGRVVGVEVRDRLTRPHAQQSMAIRARVVVNATGPWSDTTLALLDAGNDKAQVARGTQVLGSAGAHLCVPRERVGHHEAITLVSPVDGRVMFVLPSGRHTVIGTTEHPAPRGPDDIRATEADVHYLLDSVNQRFPDAQLTPDDVISAWSGIRPLAARRATSGAGAGSASREHVVERVQPGVLSVTGGKLTTYRAMAADILRHVMQALGQAHTRVQQERSLETPLPGGEQAQELVLHEAQLACGHSDVARRLAQAYGSRWRAVWSPTVDDESLCERLVPELPYVMAEVRHAVRAEMAATLSDVLVRRTHLAFEQRDFGLSVAPRVADRMQRELGWTNAERDEELARYATDVARLFRIDQTNSSALRS
- the fadI gene encoding acetyl-CoA C-acyltransferase FadI, whose protein sequence is MSPYGSQRRVAIVAGLRTPFARSGTALQSYSAIELGRLAVAELMQRSGLDGKAVDLLVFGTVVHNVMAPNIAREVALLPHFPRDLQAYTVARACASANQAITDAADQIGLGHADIAIAGGAESLSQVPILHSRGMSDVLIAASKARSLGERVATLARLRPRDLVPITPAIAEPSTGETMGQSADKMAKLNGISREAQDRFALRSHQRAAAGFDDGRLAAEIVPVPEPPDYATLLASDNLVRRDTTYEKLAALKPVFDRTYGSVTAGNASPLTDGAAAVLLMSEERARALGFAPIAYIRSYAYAAIDPAEQLLQAPVFAAPMALKRAGLRLADMDLVDMHEAFAAQVLSNLQGLASKAWAERAGFSAPAGEVDPERLNVMGGSLSIGHPFGATGARIVTTLANELARRNAQFGLLTVCAAGGMGHAMVLERA
- the fadJ gene encoding fatty acid oxidation complex subunit alpha FadJ, translating into MSGSESLPDDVLLFEDAGTGLRLSVSGRVAWLRYNQPDSPVNTLNSRVGPVFAQCFDRIEQDDAIDGAVLVSDKADTWIAGADIEELRGIREAAEAEALSRGGQQLLDRLAAFRKPIVAAIHGAALGGGLEVALACRHRIASEHDKTVLALPEVQLGLLPGAGGTQRLPRIVGLQAALDMMLTGRNIRARKAWQMGLVHELVHPAILRRVAGQRVQELAAGVPLSLRPRKTPPMQHLLEDNPIGRALVYHKARESVMKKTGGHYPAPLALLDVVKRGLEDGMAAGLAEEARAFGRLAVSAESRHLVSIFFATTALKKDNGLREGQTGTAKRVRKLAVLGAGFMGAGIAGIAVQRGSLVRLKDASLERVAAGMRAVRDVVSERQRRRQITRTQMDDMLSALGPTVDYRGFADVDLVIEAVFEDLAVKLAVLREVEAVAPQAIFASNTSTIPLRDIAAGSRRPSRVIGMHFFSPVHKMPLLEVIVTPETDGDTVATAVAYGKQLGKTVIVVNDGAGFYVNRILAPYLNEAGRLIDDGARVEDVDRALTAFGFPVGPITLLDEVGLDIAGKSGPILAAAFGPRMQPSATLTAVLASGRLGRKARRGFYRYDDKGKRDGVDDALYALTPSGPSRHAVDMTVVQQRTVLPLLNEAVRCLEEGVIRSPRDGDIGAVFGIGFPPFLGGPFRYIDQLGAAKLVAQLETLDAQHPGRYSPTPLLRDMANRGERFHP
- a CDS encoding DinB family protein, giving the protein MTQPVLHPRMAEVIDALSDAQEEMIALLATVPPALLHAHPSSDVWSVAQIVDHLAIVEDGTGRLVSKLIKSVADTVDTDETPIAPTLARYQIPNPVTRIDAPAMVAPSSDIDYEAALARQQTARQRLIAALVDASGRALSQASAPHAIFGPLDGYQWALFVALHQRRHLVQISTTLAALTS
- a CDS encoding M14 family metallopeptidase is translated as MKAFPASVRIRLASVRIDHHTSGAVRRVLGRGLGGALLLAAATGCAVGGGSARAGASAGVPRGPGGLPLPSTRAERTGYLETTPHAEVLSFLDSLVAMGAPLSISDLATSTEGRRVPLVVASRPRVSTPAEARALGRPVVYVQANIHAGEVEGKEAVLALLRDWSFGRRPNVLDSMVVVVVPIYNSDGNEKLAAQARNRGAQNGPAMIGERPNGMGLDLNRDYIKAEAPESRGALAAFTAWQPDLFMDLHTTNGSYHGYALTYSPSLHPAAPLAPFTADTLLPEIRRRMKARHDFAVFPYGNFTGADGREGLTATEKSGWWTYEHKQRFGTNYYGLRGGISILSEAYSHDPFARRVASTYAFVQEILSYVAEQPSAIRRRVEQGTRAATLGTGSRTTVPIRARFLSRPDTQAVLVERLERLSDSTVQTEPGVPRGIRRTGVFVEQRMPVVDRFEAAESTTPAPYGYVFAAEWTKAADLLRAHGVRVDILPQAVTASVQVFEVDSLSLAARPFQGHREASVTGRWQERSRTIPAGSFYVPLGSSLDLLAVLLLEPRSDDGLLTWNHFDSALGRGREAPVARLLAPLR